The DNA segment CGTTCAATTGAATCGCGTCCAGGCCGATCGAAATGATCTGACCATGATTCTGTCCCATGTAATTGCCGACCGTAACACGATGCACGACCCCTTCCTTGGTGCGGATCAGGCCCCAGCGCGTACCGTCCTGCTCGAGCGTACCGACCATGCGCAGCGAGTCCAGCGGATAGCTTTCGAGTTCTTCCCTGGGCCGGTTGGGATCCGGCGCCGGACCGTCATCGGTCGCCGCCATCTGCTCGGGTTCGGACTGCACATCGGAGTGGAAGGGATCGCGCCGCTCGCCCGGCTCATAGACGAAGGTCTCGGGTGGCTCGAGTACGGGCAGCGGCTCGATAGGACCGGGCGGACGCGCATTGACCTGGCGCACATAGGACTGGAGATCACTCATGTCGTGAGAGCCGCAGCCGGCGAGCAGCAGGGCGACGGACAGCCATAGGAGTCGATGTGTGATCATCACTTCGTCTCCTCTTCCATATAGCGATAGGTCTTGACCGTGGCCTCCAGGGCAATCGGCTCACCCGCCGTGCCTTGCCCGCTCCCCCCGGAGATCTGCACGTTGTGGATGGTGACGATACGCGGCAGGGCCGCCAGCCCGCTGACGAACCGTCCGAAATCGTGATAGTTGCCGCGCACCCGGACGCGGATCGGCAGCTCGGCATAGAACTCACGCGCGATCTCGTTCTCGGGCTGGAAGAGTTCGAACTCCAGTCCATTGGCCAATCCCGTCTGCGAGACGTCGACGAGCAACGCGGCGACCTCGGTGCGATTGGGCAACTGCTTGAGCATGGCCCCGAAGGACTCCTGCATCTCGGCGAGCTGATCGCGATAGGCTTGCAGGTTCGCGGCCTTCTGCTGTTTGGTCTGTAGGCTGGTGCGCAGATCCTGTTCGGTCCTCTGCTCCTGGGCGAGCCGTTCGAGCTGACCGCTGGTGTCGTAATAGTAGGCCAGACCGCCGAGGACGACGCAGGCGATCAGGATGGCGACCGCCTTGATCGGGGCAGGCCATTCACCGAAGCTGTTCAGATCGAGTTGGTTGAGTTCGTTGAGATCCATGACGTCGGCTCCCGCGCGGATGGCTGTTTGACTCGCCCGGATGGAGGTTGCGGTCCTAACCGGCCGGCTTCGGGGCCGAAGCCTTTTTCGGTGTGACCTGACTGAACGAGAGACGGAAATGACTGAGCCCGGTCCCCGTCTTGTCCTTGTTCTCGATCAGCATGAGGCGCGGCTGACCAATGGATTGCGAACCCTCGATCCGGCGCATGAAGGCCGAGACGCGCGCATTCGATT comes from the Allochromatium tepidum genome and includes:
- a CDS encoding pilus assembly protein PilP: MITHRLLWLSVALLLAGCGSHDMSDLQSYVRQVNARPPGPIEPLPVLEPPETFVYEPGERRDPFHSDVQSEPEQMAATDDGPAPDPNRPREELESYPLDSLRMVGTLEQDGTRWGLIRTKEGVVHRVTVGNYMGQNHGQIISIGLDAIQLNEIVSDAPGKWRERAASVALSK
- a CDS encoding type 4a pilus biogenesis protein PilO, which translates into the protein MDLNELNQLDLNSFGEWPAPIKAVAILIACVVLGGLAYYYDTSGQLERLAQEQRTEQDLRTSLQTKQQKAANLQAYRDQLAEMQESFGAMLKQLPNRTEVAALLVDVSQTGLANGLEFELFQPENEIAREFYAELPIRVRVRGNYHDFGRFVSGLAALPRIVTIHNVQISGGSGQGTAGEPIALEATVKTYRYMEEETK